ATGGTTCCGTCCCGTTAGCATCGAAACCGGCCCCGACGGCTGCCTGTACATCGTCGACATGTATCGCTGTGTGATCGAGCACCCCGACTTCGTCCCCGATGAATTGAAGAAACGCCCCGATCAACGGTTGGGGGATGATAAGGGGAGGATTTGGAGAATTGTGCCGAAGAATAGCGTACCAAAAGAACGACGCCAAGCCCCTTTTGCACGCGAGACGGCATCCTTTTTGACATTCCCAAATCAACTCACCAACGAGAACTCCTGGCAGCGAGAAACGACGCAAAGGCTCTTGCTTACTAAGGAATTGCTGTCAGAAAAGTCGATCGACGTGACGTTAACGAAAGTCTTGCGGTCGATAGCGCTCGGTGCTGAATCACCGCAGGCTCGCATTCATGCCATGTGGATTTTGAGGGGCCACGAACAATTGAATGGAGACCTCGTTGCCAAGCAGATGACCGCTATGCAAGCCGACGTTTGTCGGCAATCACTGCTACTCGCCGAAGGGATGCCGCTCGATGATCTCAAACTCGTACACGCGGCGTTGATAGCGAGACCCGATTCAACGGCACCGCTCCAATTTCAAACGTTCTTGTTCGAGATGTCTCAATTGCGTTTGTTCGATCTCCCGTCTCCGCCCATTCGCCCGTATCTCCCTTCAGACGGAACGAATCGCTGGCTCCAAAGTGCAATCCTTCTGCGCTATCAAGAGCGTTTGCCCGAACTGTGCAGCCGCGCAATCTATTACGATAAAAAGTCTCAATCGCGTGAGTTCTTTTTTCAATTGGCGCAATTTGCCGGCAGCCAAGGTGCTGACGAAGATGCAGCACTAGTAATGTTGCATCTGATCAACCGAGAGGATGATTCGGAACCGATCAAGACCCAAGTGGCTGTACTCGAGGGCCTTGCCCACGGCATGAAGAATCGCGGGAAGAATCTGCTTGATGTCTTTCATCGTGAGGCACCTTCTCAATTTGTCCTTGGTGGCGGACTACTCCCCCATATTCTGGAAGACGTGGCGACTCTGAAAAACAAGCAGCCGGCTGATGTGATTCAGTCGGCAATTAGAGCGCTCGGTTATATGCCTGCAGAGAGCTCGACCGAGAGTCTTCTCCTCTCTTTCTCAGCGGTTGGCGATGATCTTAAACCAGCCGTAATCGCTGGAATCGCGCAGCAGGGGAAATATGCCGATGTAACGTGGCAGGAATTGCTCATAAAATATGAATCACAACCGCTCGGGGTGAAGCGCGCGCTCATCGACAACAGCTTTCGCCGCACTGATGGTCCCAAGCTGTTGATGGAGCAAGTGGCTGCGGGAGTGATTCAGCCGGCGGAGATCGATCCGCTCCGTAGGAAGCAGTTGCTAGAGAGTAAGGATGCGGCGATCAAGAAGCAGGCTGCAGAGTTGTTCGCGGCACTCAATCCGGCCAATCGTCAGCAGGCGCTGGAGGAGTATCAGCCCGTGCTCACGCTGGCGGCGGATGGCAACCGCGGCAAGATTGTCTTCGAGAAGAACTGCAGCAACTGCCATCGCGTCGGCGATGTGGGCGTGAACGTTGCGCCAGACATCAGCGACTCGCGCACGAAAACCGCGGCTCAGATTCTGGCCGATATCATTCAGCCCAACCGGGCCATCGATAGTAACTTCCTCGGCTACCAGGTGCTCCTCGCCGATGGCACCATCGCCAGCGGACTTCTCGCCGCCGAAACAAGCACCTCAATCACACTCAAGCAGCCAGGCGGCAAAACGCTCACGCTCGCGCGCGACGAGATCGAACAACTCAAAGCAACCGGTGTCTCGCTGATGCCCGACGGCCTCGAAAAGAACATTCCCCCCGCCGACATGGCCGACCTGCTCGCCTACCTCAAAGGCTGGCGCTATCTCGATGGCAAAACGCCGCTGTCACCCAAATAGTTCCATCTGCCTTCCACGCCATCGCCACCGCGGCGGTGGTTCTTTGGCTTTTGCGCTACCGCGTTCCGAGCACCGCGTACCACACCAGTCCCACGCCAACCGTGATGGCCAGCGAGACGAGCACGCTCCGCTTGATTGCAAAGATCAATACCATGGCAACGCTCATGCAAAGGAGCGTACCAAACGACAACGTGTGCCACTCCGGCGTGAGCCAATGAAGCTTGAAGCCGAAGAGTGGCAAGCTCGATTCATGCACTGTGCGAAACACGGTATGCACGGCCAGCCAGATTGCCAAATTCAGAACGACGCCAACAACTGCGGCAGTCACCACTGCCAATCCGGCACTCAGCACCTGACTGCGACGGAGCGTTTCGATCCACGGCGCTCCCGTCAAGATGTAGAGGAAGCACGGCGCAAATGTCGCCCACACCGTAACCACCGAACCGAGAATACCCGCTGCGAGAGGTGAGAGATGTTCGCCCGGATTGTGGTACGCGCCCAGAAACGCGACAAACTGCACGACCATAATCAGCGGCCCCGGGGTCGTCTCAGCAAGTCCCAGCCCATCGAGCATCTCCGCTGGCTTCAACCAGCCGTATCGATGCACCGCTTCTTGCGCGATGTACGTCAGCACGGAGTAGGCACCGCCGAACGTTACGAGCGCTGCCTTGCTGAAAAACACGCCCTGCACGGTAATGACACTGTCACTTCCGAAGATCAAGGCGACCAGGCCGATCGGTAACCACCAAATCGCGAGCCAAACGGCGGCCACAAACAACGTGCGCGACCAAGTCGCGCGTACCGCGACAACTTGAGGATTAACTTGCTCGCCCGGCTCAATTTTCAAATCGCTAACTTTCTCAGTCCCCTGCTTTGCGTGAGGCTGCAGCGTTGGGAACCAAAGTGGTGCGAGTCGATGGCCAATCAAGCCGGCCACGCCCGCCGCTAGAATCACCAGCGGAAACGGCACATGCAAAAAGAAGATGGCAAGGAACGCAACTATGGCAACGGTCAGCATGGCGCGCGTCTTCAGCACGCGTGAGCCAATCCGCATCACGGCTTGCAACACCACGGCGAGAATTGCGGCTTTCAATCCAAAGAACACCGCATCGACTGCAGGCACTTGTTGATACAGCACATAGACGATGCTGAGTGCCAGAATCGAAACGAATCCCGGCAAGATAAACAGCAAACCAGCCGTGAGCGCGCCGCGAGTGCCGTGCATCAGCCAGCCGATGTAGGTGGCCAACTGCTGCGCTTCGGGGCCTGGCAAGAGCATGCAGAAATTTAGGGCGTGGAGAAATCGCGACTCTCCGACCCATTTCTTTTCGTCTACCAGAATGCGATGCATAACAGCAATCTGCGCCGTCGGTCCGCCGAAGCTGAGGCCCGCAATTCGGAGCCAGGTGGGAAAAGCTTGCCAGTACGTGACTCGCTTCCTTGGCAGCTCGGCAGCGATCTCGTGCATTTCCACGAGCACTAACCTTGCCAGCCCGGTGGCATATCGGGCTGTTGCCAGGCGCTCATGCCGCCATCGACAAGCAGCATCTGGCCATGCACATGCTCAGCGACATCGCTGCACAAATAGACTGCAGCACCGCCGCACACATCGCTGTGTGGCACCTGGCCGTTCGGCGTATGGAGTTCCATCCAACGCCGGAATCGCTGGTCGCGTTCAATGACCGAGGTAAGCGGCGTCCGCACGAGCCCCGGTGCCAGGCCGTTTACACGAATTCCTATTGGCGCGAGCGATACGCACAGCGACTTCACCATCG
Above is a window of Anatilimnocola aggregata DNA encoding:
- the chrA gene encoding chromate efflux transporter, whose product is MHEIAAELPRKRVTYWQAFPTWLRIAGLSFGGPTAQIAVMHRILVDEKKWVGESRFLHALNFCMLLPGPEAQQLATYIGWLMHGTRGALTAGLLFILPGFVSILALSIVYVLYQQVPAVDAVFFGLKAAILAVVLQAVMRIGSRVLKTRAMLTVAIVAFLAIFFLHVPFPLVILAAGVAGLIGHRLAPLWFPTLQPHAKQGTEKVSDLKIEPGEQVNPQVVAVRATWSRTLFVAAVWLAIWWLPIGLVALIFGSDSVITVQGVFFSKAALVTFGGAYSVLTYIAQEAVHRYGWLKPAEMLDGLGLAETTPGPLIMVVQFVAFLGAYHNPGEHLSPLAAGILGSVVTVWATFAPCFLYILTGAPWIETLRRSQVLSAGLAVVTAAVVGVVLNLAIWLAVHTVFRTVHESSLPLFGFKLHWLTPEWHTLSFGTLLCMSVAMVLIFAIKRSVLVSLAITVGVGLVWYAVLGTR
- a CDS encoding PVC-type heme-binding CxxCH protein; amino-acid sequence: MTQLAPYRQTWLAGAIMLAWAGIAAAQTETSTASAPLLPAEALTKFQLAEPDLQIELAAAEPDVIDPVAIRFDERGRMWAVEMRDYPLGPPVGDKPLSRIRVLEDRDADGRFETGTTFAEGLSFVTGLQPWRGGVIVTLAGRIAWMKDSDGDGKVDIDETWFTGFAEQNSQLRANHPRLALDNHVYVANGLRGGVVVNKRLPDEKPIDLRGRDFRFDPLTGKAEAISGNGQFGMCFDDWGNRFTCTNRNPVIHVVLEDRYLKLAPKIPIAAVVQDVAAAGEKSKVFPISRAWTTSNLHAGTFTAACGVHVYRGDTLRTVIDTNSVFTCDPTGNFVHREIMTPDGPSFTSKPAYEGKEFLASTDEWFRPVSIETGPDGCLYIVDMYRCVIEHPDFVPDELKKRPDQRLGDDKGRIWRIVPKNSVPKERRQAPFARETASFLTFPNQLTNENSWQRETTQRLLLTKELLSEKSIDVTLTKVLRSIALGAESPQARIHAMWILRGHEQLNGDLVAKQMTAMQADVCRQSLLLAEGMPLDDLKLVHAALIARPDSTAPLQFQTFLFEMSQLRLFDLPSPPIRPYLPSDGTNRWLQSAILLRYQERLPELCSRAIYYDKKSQSREFFFQLAQFAGSQGADEDAALVMLHLINREDDSEPIKTQVAVLEGLAHGMKNRGKNLLDVFHREAPSQFVLGGGLLPHILEDVATLKNKQPADVIQSAIRALGYMPAESSTESLLLSFSAVGDDLKPAVIAGIAQQGKYADVTWQELLIKYESQPLGVKRALIDNSFRRTDGPKLLMEQVAAGVIQPAEIDPLRRKQLLESKDAAIKKQAAELFAALNPANRQQALEEYQPVLTLAADGNRGKIVFEKNCSNCHRVGDVGVNVAPDISDSRTKTAAQILADIIQPNRAIDSNFLGYQVLLADGTIASGLLAAETSTSITLKQPGGKTLTLARDEIEQLKATGVSLMPDGLEKNIPPADMADLLAYLKGWRYLDGKTPLSPK